One Solanum pennellii chromosome 9, SPENNV200 DNA segment encodes these proteins:
- the LOC107031339 gene encoding caffeoylshikimate esterase-like isoform X1, protein MGVEYHEVFIRNSRGVQLFTCRWLPFSPPKALVFLCHGYGMECSRFMRGVGTKLADNGYAVFGIDYEGHGRSAGARCYIKKFDNIVNDCSEFFKSVCAQEEYREKKRFLYGESMGGAVALLTHKKDPSFWHGALLVAPMCKISEKVKPHPVVISLLTKVEDVIPRWKIVPTKDVIDSAFKDPAKREEVRENKLIYQAKPRLKTALEMLRTSMHLEESLHEVTVPFLVLHGEADIVTDPEISKALYEQASSKDKTIKLYPGMWHGLTYGEPEENIEIVFSDIISWLDKRNGENTDDASLIERSVCRATSTPPYEMHTVSSPATMIETKPHRTRPQANYLCGLKGRRMHHHSSM, encoded by the exons ATGGGTGTTGAATATCATGAG GTATTTATAAGGAATTCAAGAGGTGTACAACTCTTCACTTGTAGATGGTTGCCCTTTTCTCCTCCAAAAGCTCTTGTTTTCCTTTGCCATg gtTATGGCATGGAATGCAGTAGATTCATGAGAG GTGTTGGGACAAAGCTGGCAGATAATGGATATGCGGTGTTTGGAATAGATTATGAAGGTCATGGACGATCAGCGGGTGCGCGCTGTTACATCAAAAAGTTTGACAACATTGTCAACGACTGCAGCGAGTTTTTCAAGTCAGTTTGTG CACAGGAGGAGTATAGAGAGAAAAAACGGTTTCTGTATGGGGAGTCGATGGGAGGGGCTGTGGCTCTTTTAACACACAAGAAGGATCCTTCCTTTTGGCATGGTGCTCTTCTGGTTGCACCTATGTGTAAG ATATCTGAGAAGGTGAAGCCACATCCTGTGGTTATAAGCTTACTAACTAAAGTGGAGGATGTCATACCAAGATGGAAGATAGTCCCTACGAAGGATGTCATTGATTCGGCCTTCAAGGACCCTGCTAAAAGGGAAGAG GTACGCGAGAACAAGTTAATTTATCAGGCTAAGCCAAGACTAAAGACAGCTTTGGAAATGCTAAGAACCAGCATGCACCTTGAGGAAAGTTTGCACGAG GTCACTGTACCATTTTTAGTGTTACATGGGGAAGCAGACATAGTAACTGATCCAGAAATAAGTAAGGCTTTATACGAGCAAGCGAGTAGCAAGGACAAGACTATAAAACTCTATCCAGGAATGTGGCATGGTTTGACATATGGTGAGCCAGAAGAAAACATTGAAATTGTATTTTCAGATATCATCTCGTGGCTTGACAAGCGAAATGGAGAGAATACTGATGATGCTAGTTTAATCGAGAGATCAGTTTGTCGAGCTACATCTACTCCTCCATATGAGATGCACACAGTTTCTTCACCTGCAACAATGATAGAAACAAAACCACATAGAACGCGTCCCCAAGCTAATTACCTGTGTGGATTGAAAGGACGTCGAATGCATCATCATTCATCTATGTAG
- the LOC107031339 gene encoding caffeoylshikimate esterase-like isoform X2, with the protein MGVEYHEVFIRNSRGVQLFTCRWLPFSPPKALVFLCHGYGMECSRFMRAQEEYREKKRFLYGESMGGAVALLTHKKDPSFWHGALLVAPMCKISEKVKPHPVVISLLTKVEDVIPRWKIVPTKDVIDSAFKDPAKREEVRENKLIYQAKPRLKTALEMLRTSMHLEESLHEVTVPFLVLHGEADIVTDPEISKALYEQASSKDKTIKLYPGMWHGLTYGEPEENIEIVFSDIISWLDKRNGENTDDASLIERSVCRATSTPPYEMHTVSSPATMIETKPHRTRPQANYLCGLKGRRMHHHSSM; encoded by the exons ATGGGTGTTGAATATCATGAG GTATTTATAAGGAATTCAAGAGGTGTACAACTCTTCACTTGTAGATGGTTGCCCTTTTCTCCTCCAAAAGCTCTTGTTTTCCTTTGCCATg gtTATGGCATGGAATGCAGTAGATTCATGAGAG CACAGGAGGAGTATAGAGAGAAAAAACGGTTTCTGTATGGGGAGTCGATGGGAGGGGCTGTGGCTCTTTTAACACACAAGAAGGATCCTTCCTTTTGGCATGGTGCTCTTCTGGTTGCACCTATGTGTAAG ATATCTGAGAAGGTGAAGCCACATCCTGTGGTTATAAGCTTACTAACTAAAGTGGAGGATGTCATACCAAGATGGAAGATAGTCCCTACGAAGGATGTCATTGATTCGGCCTTCAAGGACCCTGCTAAAAGGGAAGAG GTACGCGAGAACAAGTTAATTTATCAGGCTAAGCCAAGACTAAAGACAGCTTTGGAAATGCTAAGAACCAGCATGCACCTTGAGGAAAGTTTGCACGAG GTCACTGTACCATTTTTAGTGTTACATGGGGAAGCAGACATAGTAACTGATCCAGAAATAAGTAAGGCTTTATACGAGCAAGCGAGTAGCAAGGACAAGACTATAAAACTCTATCCAGGAATGTGGCATGGTTTGACATATGGTGAGCCAGAAGAAAACATTGAAATTGTATTTTCAGATATCATCTCGTGGCTTGACAAGCGAAATGGAGAGAATACTGATGATGCTAGTTTAATCGAGAGATCAGTTTGTCGAGCTACATCTACTCCTCCATATGAGATGCACACAGTTTCTTCACCTGCAACAATGATAGAAACAAAACCACATAGAACGCGTCCCCAAGCTAATTACCTGTGTGGATTGAAAGGACGTCGAATGCATCATCATTCATCTATGTAG